A single window of Arcobacter venerupis DNA harbors:
- a CDS encoding 5-oxoprolinase subunit PxpA, translating to MKIKLNCDMGESFGIWKMGNDEEIMPLIDMANLACGFHASDALTMSRSVILAKKYNVSIGAHPSYNDLLGFGRRTVLCSLEEIKSMVLYQLGALNAFCRANGVVLSYVKPHGALYNDMMRDENIFKAILNAVSSFNKNIKLMVLSGPKNEEYEYTAKLYDMKLLFEVFADRNYNDDGTLVSRMDENAVLHDELEVVNRIVNLKDKGYLYSVNGQKLFLKTDSVCVHGDNDKALEFIKLLRKALY from the coding sequence ATGAAAATAAAATTAAATTGTGATATGGGCGAGAGTTTTGGTATTTGGAAGATGGGAAATGATGAAGAAATTATGCCACTTATTGATATGGCAAATCTAGCTTGTGGTTTTCATGCTAGTGATGCACTTACAATGAGCCGATCTGTAATATTAGCAAAAAAATATAATGTATCTATTGGTGCACATCCCTCATATAATGATTTATTAGGTTTTGGAAGAAGAACAGTTTTATGTTCCCTTGAAGAGATAAAATCTATGGTTTTATATCAACTAGGAGCGCTAAATGCTTTTTGTAGAGCAAACGGTGTAGTTCTTTCTTATGTGAAGCCTCATGGCGCTTTATACAACGATATGATGCGAGATGAGAATATTTTTAAAGCAATTTTAAATGCGGTTTCATCATTTAATAAAAATATTAAATTAATGGTTTTATCCGGTCCAAAAAATGAAGAGTATGAATATACAGCAAAACTTTATGACATGAAATTACTTTTTGAAGTATTTGCAGATAGAAACTACAACGATGATGGAACTTTAGTTTCAAGAATGGATGAAAATGCTGTACTTCATGATGAATTAGAAGTTGTAAATAGAATAGTTAATCTAAAAGATAAAGGTTATTTATATAGTGTAAATGGTCAAAAACTATTTTTAAAAACTGATTCTGTTTGTGTCCATGGGGATAATGATAAAGCCTTAGAATTTATTAAACTACTTAGAAAAGCTTTGTACTAA
- a CDS encoding TRAP transporter large permease: protein MISDPLILSIVIVFVMFVFLLSSIWIGVSLILTGIVAMLIFDSQLPPMISIYDKIGDLLASSMYDSLNSWSLAALPMFILMGEILYKSSISTKLLNGLMPWLNFIPGKLLHINVAACSLFAAVSGSSAATTATVGKITLDELEKRGYSKSLALGSLAGSGTLGFLIPPSLIMIIYGVLSDVSIGKLFMAGILPGLMLATLYSFYIMIVSKIDKSVVPTDENEYVLKDFIKSLEELFPILSLITVVLGSIYGGIATPTEAASLGVLGSIILAIYFKSFSLEVFKNALLNTMKTSVMISFIIVGAGFLSQVIGFLGIARAISEYIGTLGLTPMMLILIIGIMYIFLGMILDGISIVVMTLPIVLPIIVLAGFDPLWFGIFLVFMVELSQITPPVGFSLFVIQSISGERIEYILKATLPFFILMIVAVVLITYFPQIVHFLPNYMIK, encoded by the coding sequence ATGATAAGTGATCCACTAATTTTATCTATAGTTATAGTATTTGTAATGTTTGTTTTTTTATTGTCATCAATTTGGATTGGAGTTTCTCTTATTTTAACTGGAATTGTGGCTATGCTGATTTTTGATTCACAGTTACCACCTATGATTTCAATATATGATAAGATAGGGGATTTATTGGCTTCATCTATGTATGATTCATTAAATTCATGGTCACTAGCTGCTTTACCTATGTTTATTTTAATGGGAGAGATTTTATATAAATCATCAATTTCAACTAAACTTTTAAATGGTTTGATGCCTTGGTTAAATTTTATTCCTGGAAAATTATTACATATAAATGTAGCTGCTTGTTCTTTATTTGCAGCAGTTTCAGGTTCAAGTGCAGCAACAACTGCAACAGTTGGAAAAATAACGCTTGATGAGCTTGAAAAAAGAGGTTATTCAAAATCTTTGGCATTAGGTTCACTTGCTGGAAGTGGGACACTTGGTTTTTTAATTCCACCATCTTTAATTATGATTATTTATGGTGTATTGTCTGATGTCTCTATTGGAAAGTTATTTATGGCAGGAATATTACCTGGCTTAATGCTTGCAACTTTATATTCATTTTATATTATGATTGTTTCAAAAATAGATAAAAGTGTAGTTCCAACTGATGAAAATGAGTATGTATTAAAAGATTTTATAAAATCTTTAGAAGAGTTATTCCCAATATTATCTTTAATAACTGTAGTTTTAGGTTCTATTTATGGAGGAATTGCAACTCCTACAGAAGCTGCATCATTGGGTGTTTTAGGTTCAATTATATTAGCAATTTATTTCAAAAGTTTCTCTTTAGAAGTATTTAAAAACGCATTATTAAACACAATGAAAACATCTGTAATGATAAGTTTTATTATTGTTGGTGCTGGATTTTTATCTCAAGTTATAGGCTTTTTAGGAATTGCAAGAGCTATTAGTGAATATATTGGAACGTTAGGATTAACTCCTATGATGTTAATTTTAATCATTGGAATTATGTATATTTTTCTTGGAATGATACTTGATGGTATTTCTATTGTTGTTATGACTTTACCAATTGTTTTGCCAATTATTGTTCTTGCTGGATTTGATCCTTTATGGTTTGGTATATTTTTAGTATTTATGGTTGAGTTATCTCAAATTACTCCACCTGTTGGATTCTCCTTATTTGTAATACAATCTATTAGTGGTGAAAGAATAGAATATATACTAAAAGCTACCTTACCATTTTTTATTTTAATGATTGTTGCGGTTGTGTTGATAACTTATTTCCCACAAATCGTGCATTTCTTACCAAATTATATGATAAAATAG
- a CDS encoding TRAP transporter small permease subunit has product MQIFYKFINKLSLWGAYLGAIALVSLTLLILTEIFIRYFFNMSTMIADEYSGYLYLASIFLGLAYTFNEDAHIRINIITSKMSEKSNRLIDVVSGSFTIVILLFAFYRTILFTYDSYSMDMLSESVSATPLYLTQLVMPLGILIFILSVLVFVLRRLKNDK; this is encoded by the coding sequence ATGCAAATATTTTATAAATTTATAAATAAGCTCTCATTGTGGGGAGCTTATTTAGGCGCAATTGCCTTAGTTTCTTTAACATTGTTAATCTTAACAGAAATTTTTATTAGATATTTTTTTAATATGTCAACAATGATTGCAGATGAATATAGTGGATATTTATATTTAGCTTCAATTTTTCTAGGTTTGGCTTATACATTTAATGAAGATGCCCATATTAGAATTAATATTATTACTTCAAAAATGAGTGAAAAATCAAATAGATTGATTGATGTAGTTTCTGGAAGTTTTACGATTGTGATTTTACTTTTTGCATTTTATAGAACGATATTATTTACTTATGACTCTTATTCTATGGATATGCTTTCAGAGTCAGTTTCAGCAACTCCCTTATATTTGACTCAATTAGTTATGCCTTTGGGAATATTAATTTTTATTTTAAGTGTTTTAGTTTTTGTATTAAGAAGGTTAAAAAATGATAAGTGA
- a CDS encoding TRAP transporter substrate-binding protein produces the protein MLKKCLIIATLASALLATDVKMNLNAKYGATNFHTMGAQKYADLVKEYTKGSVDITIHSGSSLIKGNPLKAVKDGTVAMTDMFIPFTAGGGKVFGISALPFIATSYEDAYRLYQISKPAYEKTAKQWNQKLLYSVTWPASGFYSNKQMRSIEDFKGAKTRTYDKNSADFVNGAGGNAVALPWGEVYSALRTGMVDSVITSSSSGKDGKFWEVLSNYTKINYAYPLQAVTINLDYWNSLDKTQQDAMLKAAAEIEKTQWEAVKIEDKESLDMMAQNGMKISETSEQLKSDLNKIASKMLDEYLTDADNETKEIFKEYRK, from the coding sequence ATGTTAAAAAAATGTCTAATAATAGCAACACTAGCAAGTGCTTTACTCGCAACTGATGTGAAGATGAATTTAAATGCGAAGTATGGAGCTACAAACTTTCATACAATGGGTGCTCAAAAATATGCTGATTTAGTAAAAGAATATACAAAAGGAAGTGTTGATATTACTATTCACTCAGGTTCTTCTTTAATCAAAGGAAATCCTTTAAAAGCTGTAAAAGATGGAACAGTTGCCATGACTGATATGTTTATTCCATTTACAGCAGGTGGAGGGAAAGTTTTTGGAATATCTGCTTTACCTTTTATTGCTACATCTTATGAAGATGCTTATAGACTTTATCAAATTTCAAAACCAGCTTATGAAAAAACTGCAAAACAATGGAATCAAAAACTTTTATATAGTGTAACTTGGCCAGCTTCTGGTTTTTACTCAAATAAACAAATGAGATCTATAGAAGATTTTAAAGGCGCAAAAACAAGAACATATGATAAAAATTCTGCTGATTTTGTAAATGGAGCAGGGGGAAATGCTGTTGCTTTACCTTGGGGAGAAGTATATTCAGCTTTAAGAACAGGAATGGTTGATTCTGTTATTACTTCATCATCATCGGGAAAAGATGGTAAATTTTGGGAAGTATTAAGTAACTACACAAAAATAAATTATGCTTATCCTTTACAAGCAGTTACTATAAATCTTGATTACTGGAATTCATTGGACAAAACTCAACAAGATGCTATGTTAAAAGCAGCAGCAGAAATAGAAAAAACTCAATGGGAAGCTGTAAAAATTGAAGACAAAGAGTCTCTTGATATGATGGCTCAAAATGGAATGAAAATTTCAGAAACAAGTGAGCAATTAAAAAGTGACTTAAATAAAATTGCTTCAAAAATGTTAGATGAATATTTGACAGATGCTGATAATGAAACAAAAGAAATTTTCAAAGAATATAGAAAGTAA
- a CDS encoding response regulator transcription factor produces the protein MDDIIEQLKNYTLLCVEDEEGIRKRLVNTLKYYFAEVYEASNADDGYILYYEHKPTIIISDIEMPKKNGISMVQDIRKDDLNTIIVMLTAYSSEEYLLNLINLNINHYILKPVTAETLLQGIIKAFGNRLENKIKFCEDIYFNLKHRELYYKDEVVSLRKREKDFLLLLHENKNRILTYAMIEEYIWKDKTMSMSALKTFIKELRQRLPKDLITNIALEGYKLTSFK, from the coding sequence ATGGATGATATTATTGAACAATTAAAAAATTATACTCTTTTGTGTGTAGAAGATGAAGAGGGAATTAGAAAAAGGTTAGTAAATACTTTAAAATACTACTTTGCAGAAGTTTATGAAGCTTCAAATGCAGATGATGGATATATTTTATATTATGAACATAAACCAACAATTATAATTTCAGATATTGAGATGCCCAAAAAAAATGGTATTTCAATGGTTCAAGATATTAGAAAAGATGATTTAAATACAATTATTGTTATGTTAACTGCCTATTCAAGTGAAGAATATCTTTTAAATTTAATAAATCTAAATATTAATCATTATATTTTAAAACCAGTAACAGCAGAAACTCTACTTCAAGGAATAATAAAAGCTTTTGGAAATAGATTAGAAAATAAAATAAAGTTTTGTGAAGATATTTATTTTAATTTAAAACATAGAGAACTTTATTATAAAGATGAGGTTGTGAGCTTGAGAAAAAGAGAAAAAGATTTTTTATTATTGCTACATGAAAATAAAAATAGGATTTTAACTTATGCAATGATTGAAGAGTATATTTGGAAAGATAAAACTATGAGTATGAGTGCTTTAAAAACTTTTATTAAAGAGTTAAGACAGCGATTACCAAAAGATTTAATTACAAATATAGCACTTGAGGGATATAAACTAACTTCTTTTAAATAA
- a CDS encoding cache domain-containing protein, with protein MFSERNIPKLIILTPIITVILVAFFTIYFFVQNQNNYFEEESIRVEKEYIQRQENILKKEVDNIVNYIEYHVNHNTKLTQDELQNEILRYTETIRYGKHGYIWIHDTNYYLKAHPFRPESLNTYDIDLKDAMGSLITKQFIDESIKKTDGVFIEYYWQKPQELHFSKKLGFFRLYKNYNWVVGAGLYIDDIQKSIYENKKLLEERIDKYIRLVVFISSLIILFIGIISFFMSKKITEVFAKYQDNVKKKELLLEDINKNLELKVQRAIEEVQKKDKAMLHQSRLARMGTMLSMIAHQWRQPLSEVAGILMELETATKFKKVDDNMILESVKESNKLIQFMSYTIDDFRNFFKPDKQKVYFYIEDSCYEAISLISASIKNYNITLHRKIRCNCEIYGYKREFAQVLLNLMSNAKDALIQRNIENPRIELEVDYENGYSIVIIRDNAGGVENEYMDLIFEPYFTTKESLKGTGLGLYMSKMIIEKNMGGELSVENTSDGAMFKVKIKA; from the coding sequence TTGTTTTCAGAAAGAAATATACCAAAACTTATTATTCTAACACCTATAATAACAGTAATATTAGTAGCCTTTTTTACAATCTACTTTTTTGTGCAGAATCAAAATAATTATTTTGAAGAAGAGAGTATTAGAGTAGAAAAAGAATATATTCAAAGACAAGAGAATATTCTTAAAAAAGAGGTTGACAATATAGTGAATTATATTGAATACCATGTAAATCATAATACAAAATTAACTCAAGATGAACTACAAAATGAGATTTTAAGATATACAGAAACTATTAGATATGGTAAACATGGATATATTTGGATACATGATACAAACTATTATTTAAAAGCACACCCTTTTAGACCAGAGAGCCTTAATACCTATGATATAGACTTAAAAGATGCTATGGGAAGTTTAATTACAAAACAATTTATTGATGAATCTATAAAAAAAACAGATGGTGTATTTATAGAGTATTATTGGCAAAAACCACAAGAGTTACATTTCTCAAAAAAACTTGGATTTTTCAGACTTTATAAAAATTATAATTGGGTAGTTGGTGCTGGACTTTATATTGATGATATTCAAAAATCAATTTACGAAAATAAAAAGTTATTAGAAGAGCGAATTGATAAATATATCAGACTTGTTGTTTTTATATCTTCTTTAATCATCTTATTTATTGGAATAATCTCGTTCTTTATGTCAAAAAAAATTACTGAAGTTTTTGCAAAGTATCAAGATAATGTTAAGAAAAAAGAGCTTTTACTTGAAGATATAAATAAAAACTTAGAGTTAAAAGTACAAAGAGCAATTGAAGAAGTTCAAAAAAAAGATAAAGCAATGCTTCATCAATCAAGACTTGCAAGAATGGGAACAATGCTCTCTATGATAGCTCATCAATGGAGACAACCATTAAGTGAAGTTGCTGGAATTTTGATGGAATTAGAAACAGCCACAAAATTTAAAAAAGTAGATGATAATATGATTTTAGAATCTGTAAAAGAATCAAATAAATTAATTCAATTTATGTCATATACAATAGATGATTTTAGAAACTTTTTTAAACCTGATAAACAAAAAGTATATTTTTATATTGAAGACTCTTGTTATGAAGCAATATCTTTAATTAGTGCTTCAATTAAAAACTATAATATAACTTTACATAGAAAAATCAGATGCAATTGTGAAATTTATGGATATAAAAGAGAATTTGCTCAAGTGTTATTAAATCTAATGTCAAATGCAAAAGATGCTTTAATTCAAAGAAATATAGAAAATCCAAGAATTGAATTAGAAGTTGATTATGAAAATGGTTACTCAATAGTTATAATAAGAGATAATGCAGGTGGAGTTGAAAATGAATATATGGATTTGATATTTGAACCATATTTTACAACTAAAGAGAGTCTAAAAGGTACAGGACTTGGACTTTATATGTCAAAAATGATTATAGAAAAAAATATGGGTGGAGAATTAAGCGTTGAAAACACAAGTGATGGCGCAATGTTTAAAGTAAAAATCAAGGCTTAA